A section of the Corvus hawaiiensis isolate bCorHaw1 chromosome 14, bCorHaw1.pri.cur, whole genome shotgun sequence genome encodes:
- the BMP15 gene encoding bone morphogenetic protein 15 yields MAMPYPFTSFLLLLLVVPLSQAANQSPLPLGSLPAVPTLPLLQALQTRVPGSPGWQVGPASGQPLRYMLNLYRRAADREGRPRRSRSLGTNTIRLVRASSHGGQPWAGRWYLQALTYHLEGQPEAEHLLRATVVYLPSLSLAHGRLLCALELVAASEAPRVLLSPTARPRHGWAEVDVTPYLVLGNSSVGSLALRHVCVRAGRAGGHDALVAPSHPFLLLYLNDTQAGLAPPAAEPHRHRRDTGTLARDLPNYLREQGGEKSDCSLRPFPVSFAQLGWDHWIIAPHRYNPRYCKGTCPYLLRDDYHAPSHAVVQSFVHRLVDASVPRPSCVPYRYSPISVLMIEPNGGILYKEYENMIAESCTCQ; encoded by the exons ATGGCTATGCCCTACCCTTTCAccagcttcctcctcctcctccttgttgTGCCCCTTTCCCAGGCTGCAAACCAGTCCCCACTGCCCCTtggctccctgcctgctgtccccaccctgcccctcctgcaGGCCCTGCAAACGCGGGTGCCAGGCAGCCCAGGCTGGCAAGTGGGGCCAGCCAGTGGGCAGCCCCTGCGCTACATGCTGAATCTGTACCGGCGTGCCGCTGACCGCGAAGGCCGACCCCGCCGCAGCCGCAGCCTGGGCACCAACACCATCCGCCTGGTCCGGGCCAGTTCCCATGGGGGTCAGCCTTGGGCAG GTCGCTGGTACTTGCAGGCCCTCACCTACCACCTGGAGGGCCAGCCAGAGGCCGAGCACCTCCTCAGAGCCACTGTGGTCTACCTCCCCAGTCTGTCATTGGCCCATGGTCGCCTCCTCTGCGCTCTGGAGCTGGTGGCAGCCAGCGAGGCACCCAGGGTGCTGCTCAGCCCTACTGCCCGTCCCCGCCATGGCTGGGCTGAAGTTGACGTCACCCCTTACCTGGTGCTGGGGAACAGCAGCGTGGGGAGCCTGGCCCTGCGGCATGTCTGTGTGCGTGCTGGCCGAGCAGGAGGCCACGATGCCCTGGTGGCCCCTAGCCaccctttcctccttctctaCCTTAACGATACCCAGGCAGGGTtggcacctccagcagcagagccccacCGACACCGGCGTGACACAGGGACATTGGCTCGTGACCTGCCCAACTACCTgcgggagcagggaggggagaagagTGACTGTTCCCTCCGCCCCTTCCCTGTCAGCTttgcacagctgggctgggaccACTGGATCATTGCTCCCCACCGCTACAACCCACGCTACTGCAAGGGCACCTGTCCCTACCTGCTCCGTGATGACTACCATGCGCCCAGCCATGCTGTGGTACAGAGCTTTGTTCATCGGCTTGTGGATGCCAGTGTGCCCCGGCCCTCCTGTGTGCCCTACCGCTACAGCCCCATCAGTGTCCTCATGATTGAGCCCAATGGAGGCATACTGTACAAGGAATATGAGAATATGATTGCAGAGTCCTGCACCTGCCAGTAA